A single Cannabis sativa cultivar Pink pepper isolate KNU-18-1 chromosome 7, ASM2916894v1, whole genome shotgun sequence DNA region contains:
- the LOC115697089 gene encoding cold-responsive protein kinase 1 gives MSCSCFGASATKTKKGFSGQANNGIDENLLESIRHFSYNEIKSATNNFHVSNKLGRGGFGTVYKGTLRDGVVVAVKALSAQSKQGVHEFLTEIKTISNVRHFHLVELIGCCVDGGNRILVYEYVENNSLERALLSSRGTNIKLDWSKRSAICLGVARGLTYLHEELEPHIVHRDIKASNILLDEDLNPKIGDFGLAKLFPDNITHISTKIAGTTGYLAPEYALGGQLTLKADVYSFGVLILEIVSGRNNSNNWGGSQPKLLVEWAWQLHEEGKLLEIVDSELTDFSEEEVTRYMKVAFFCTQAAANRRPLMSQVVDMLSRNIRINDKQLTAPGSFQDSKLRGSSSKNTASTSQEMSSVPVTITQVTPR, from the exons ATGAGTTGTAGTTGCTTTGGTGCTTCAGCAACAAAGACCAAAAAGGGTTTTTCTGGTCAAGCTAACAATGGCATAGATG AAAATTTGCTGGAAAGTATAAGGCATTTCTCCTACAACGAGATAAAATCCGCAACAAATAATTTTCACGTGAGCAATAAACTAGGGCGCGGAGGCTTTGGAACCGTTTACAAG GGAACTTTGAGAGACGGTGTAGTAGTTGCGGTAAAGGCACTATCGGCTCAATCAAAGCAAGGAGTGCATGAATTTTTGACAGAGATAAAGACCATATCGAATGTCAGACATTTCCATCTTGTTGAGTTGATAGGTTGCTGTGTTGATGGAGGGAATCGGATTTTGGTATACGAATATGTGGAAAATAACAGCCTTGAACGAGCGTTGTTAA GTTCGAGGGGTACAAACATCAAACTCGATTGGAGTAAAAGGTCAGCTATTTGTTTAGGCGTTGCTCGGGGTCTCACGTATTTACATGAAGAACTCGAACCCCATATTGTTCATAGAGACATCAAAGCTAGCAATATACTCCTTGACGAAGATCTAAACCCGAAGATTGGTGATTTCGGGTTGGCAAAACTCTTTCCGGATAATATTACTCACATCAGCACAAAAATTGCTGGAACAAC AGGCTATTTGGCACCGGAATATGCATTGGGCGGTCAGTTAACGTTGAAGGCCGACGTGTACAGTTTCGGTGTTCTAATACTCGAAATTGTTAGTGGCAGAAACAATTCCAATAATTGGGGAGGGTCTCAGCCAAAGCTTCTTGTGGAATGG GCATGGCAACTTCATGAGGAGGGGAAACTGTTAGAGATAGTAGATTCCGAGTTAACCGATTTTTCGGAGGAAGAAGTCACCCGATACATGAAGGTAGCATTCTTCTGTACTCAAGCAGCTGCAAACCGAAGACCGCTAATGAGCCAGGTTGTCGACATGCTGTCGAGAAACATCCGAATCAACGACAAACAACTCACGGCCCCGGGTTCCTTTCAAGACTCGAAACTTAGAGGATCTTCTTCGAAAAATACGGCTTCGACTAGTCAAGAGATGAGTTCTGTACCAGTTACTATAACTCAAGTGACCCCTAgatag